A genomic segment from Leopardus geoffroyi isolate Oge1 chromosome A2, O.geoffroyi_Oge1_pat1.0, whole genome shotgun sequence encodes:
- the SUGP2 gene encoding SURP and G-patch domain-containing protein 2 isoform X1, whose protein sequence is MSPPRAAAAAAAAGQRNMAARRIAQETFDAVLQEKANRYHMDPSGEAVGEALQFKAQDLLRTVPRARADMYDDIPSDSRYTLAGSVAHPRDTGRESLRGDVFPGPSFRSSNPSVSEDSFFRKECGRDLEFSHSDSRDQVFGHRKLGHFRSQDWKFALRGSWEQDFGHPVSQESPWSQEYSFGPSALLGEFGSSRLIEKECLEKESRDYDVDRPGETDSVLRGSGQVQGRGRGLNIVDQEGALLGKGETQGLLPSKGGVGKLVTLRSVSTKKVPTVNRITPKTQGTNQIQKTTSSPDVTLGTNPGTEDIQFPTQIPLGLSLKDIRLPRRKMSFDLIDKSDVFSRFGIEIIKWAGFHTIKDDVKFSQLFQTLFELETETCAKMLASFKCSLKPEHRDFCFFTIKFLKHSALKTPRVDNEFLNMLLDKGAVKTKNCFFEIIKPFDKYIMRLQDRLLKSVTPLLMACNAYELSVKMKTLSNPLDLAVALETTNSLCRKSLALLGQTFSLASSFRQEKILEAVGLQDLAPSPAAFPNFEDSTLFGREYIDHLKAWLVSSGCPLQVKKAEPEPTQDEEKTVPPTKPEVQATSPSGLSDAVPQRADHKVVDTIDQLVTRIVGGSLSPKERTLLKEDPAYWFLSDDSSLEYKYYKLKLAEMQRMSHTLPGADQKPTAAECAVRAMLYARAIRSLKKKLLPSRRRGLLRTQGLRGWKVRRATTGTQTLLSSGARLKHHARQAPGSLQGKLSQPDGNAAAKDCPPDPAGPSPGDPSPEASGPSPKLTGVKVSEAPQTSSPCPSADVDIKTMETAEKLARFVAQVGPEIEQFSIENSTDNPDLWFLHDQNSSAFKFYRKKVFELCPSICFTSSPLNLHAGESADSQESPHDPMEGEGEFEDDPPQHEAELESPEVMPEEEDEEEEEEEDEEEEEEEGGEEASAPRGTSRPAGVAAKSECFEGSPPTDGLPSEAAEDGPAGAPALSQASSGACFPRKRVSSKSLKVGMIPAPKRLCLIQEPKVHEPVRIAYDRPRGRPVSKKKKPKDFDFAQQKLTDKNLGFQMLQKMGWKEGHGLGSCGKGIREPVSVGTASEGEGLGADGQERKEDTFDVFRQRMMQMYRHKRANK, encoded by the exons ATGTCCCCGCctcgcgcggcggcggcggcagcggcggcgg GTCAGAGAAACATGGCAGCTAGGCGAATTGCACAGGAGACTTTTGATGCTGTTTTGCAAGAAAAAGCTAACCGATATCACATGGACCCCAGTGGTGAGGCCGTAGGTGAAGCTCTTCAGTTTAAAGCTCAAG ATCTTCTAAGGACAGTCCCACGAGCCAGAGCAGATATGTATGATGACATTCCTAGTGACAGCAGATACACTCTGGCTGGATCTGTAGCCCACCCTCGAGACACTGGGAGAGAAAGCCTGAGAGGTGATGTATTTCCAGGACCTTCTTTCAGATCAAGCAACCCTTCTGTAAGTGAAGACAGCTTCTTTCGCAAAGAATGTGGCCGGGATCTGGAATTTTCCCACTCTGATTCCCGAGACCAAGTTTTTGGCCACCGGAAATTGGGACATTTCCGTTCTCAGGACTGGAAATTTGCACTCCGTGGCTCTTGGGAACAAGACTTTGGCCACCCTGTTTCTCAAGAATCCCCCTGGTCGCAGGAGTATAGTTTTGGTCCTTCTGCACTACTGGGGGAATTCGGTTCCTCCCGGCTGATTGAGAAAGAGTGTTTGGAGAAAGAGAGTCGGGATTACGACGTGGACCGTCCAGGGGagacagactctgtgctgagggGCAGTGGCCAAGTCCAGGGCAGAGGCCGGGGTCTAAACATCGTTGACCAGGAGGGGGCCCTTTTAGGAAAGGGGGAGACTCAGGGCCTCCTCCCATCTAAAGGGGGAGTTGGAAAGCTTGTCACACTAAGAAGTGTGAGTACGAAAAAAGTACCCACTGTAAATCGTATTACTCCCAAAACTCAGGGCACCAACCAAATCCAGAAAACCACCTCAAGTCCTGATGTGACCCTGGGGACGAACCCAGGGACAGAAGATATCCAATTTCCTACTCAGATCCCTTTGGGGCTCAGTCTGAAGGATATTCGGCTCCCCAGAAGAAAGATGAGCTTTGACCTCATAGATAAGTCTGATGTTTTTTCGAGATTTGGGATAGAAATAATCAAGTGGGCAGGATTCCACACCATAAAAGATGATGTTAAATTTTCCCAGCTTTTCCAGACTCTCTTTGAACTCGAAACCGAAACCTGTGCTAAAATGCTCGCTTCATTCAAATGCTCCTTAAAACCAGAGCAcagagatttttgcttttttactaTCAAATTTTTAAAGCACTCTGCTTTGAAAACACCCAGAGTTGATAACgagtttttaaatatgcttttagaCAAAGGTGCTGTGAAGACCAAAAATTGCTTTTTTGAAATCATAAAGCCCTTTGACAAGTATATAATGAGGCTTCAAGACCGGCTTCTGAAGAGTGTCACACCCCTCCTCATGGCCTGCAATGCCTATGAGCTGAGTGTCAAAATGAAGACCCTCAGCAATCCCCTGGACTTGGCTGTTGCCCTGGAGACCACCAATTCTCTCTGCCGGAAATCTCTAGCCCTCTTGGGACAGACTTTCTCCTTGGCCTCTTCTTTCCGGCAAGAGAAAATCTTAGAAGCTGTCGGCCTCCAAGATCTAGCTCCCTCTCCTGCCGCGTTTCCAAATTTTGAGGACTCTACTCTGTTTGGAAGAGAGTACATCGATCACCTGAAGGCCTGGCTGGTCAGCAGTGGGTGTCCCCTCCAGGTCAAGAAAGCCGAACCCGAGCCAACCCAAGATGAGGAGAAAACGGTTCCTCCTACCAAACCCGAAGTCCAGGCCACGTCTCCAAGTGGACTGAGTGATG CGGTTCCTCAGCGAGCAGATCACAAGGTGGTGGACACTATCGACCAGCTGGTCACACGTATTGTCGGAGGCAGCCTGTCTCCCAAAGAGAGAACTCTTCTCAAGGAGGACCCTGCTTACTG GTTTTTGTCTGATGATAGTAGTCTGGAGTATAAATATTACAAACTGAAGCTGGCAGAAATGCAGAGGATGAGCCATACCTTACCAGGAGCAGATCAAAAGCCCACAGCAGCAGAGTGTGCGGTCCGGGCCATGCTGTATGCTCGGGCAATCCGGAGCCTCAAGAAGAAGCTCCTCCCCAGCCGGCGGCGGGGGCTGCTCCGCACTCAAGGGCTCCGGGGCTGGAAGGTGAGGAGAGCAACCACTGGGACCCAGACCCTCCTGTCCTCGGGTGCCAGACTGAAACACCATGCccggcaggctccaggttcattGCAGGGAAAGCTGTCCCAGCCAGATGGAAATGCTGCTGCCAAGGACTGCCCACCAGACCCAGCCGGACCCTCTCCTGGGGACCCCAGCCCAGAAGCCTCGGGCCCATCCCCCAAGCTAACAGGAGTGAAAGTCTCTGAAGCCCCTCAaacttcctctccctgcccatctgCTGACG TTGACATCAAGACAATGGAGACTGCAGAGAAACTGGCCAGATTTGTTGCTCAGGTGGGACCAGAGATCGAACAATTCAGCATAGAAAACAGCACCGACAACCCTGACTTATG GTTTCTCCATGACCAAAATAGTTCAGCCTTCAAATTCTATCGAAAGAAAGTATTTGAACTATGCCCATCGATTTGTTTTACGTCATCTCCACTGAACCTCCACGCCGGTGAGAGTGCTGATTCTCAGGAGAGCCCCCATGACCCcatggaaggggaaggagagttTGAAGATGATCCCCCTCAGCACGAGGCTGAGCTGGAGAGCCCGGAGGTGATGcctgaggaggaggatgaggaagaggaggaggaggaagacgaggaggaggaggaggaggaggggggcgaAGAGGCCTCCGCTCCTAGAGGGACCTCCAGGCCAGCAGGAGTGGCTGCCAAGTCTGAGTGCTTTGAGGGCAGCCCCCCCACAGATGGCCTCCCGAGCGAGGCGGCCGAAGATGGCCCAGCTGGTGCGCCTGCCCTGTCACAGGCCTCCTCGGGCGCCTGCTTCCCCCGAAAGAGGGTCAGCAGCAAGTCGTTGAAGGTTGGCATGATTCCAGCTCCCAAGAGGCTGTGTCTCATCCAGGAGCCCAAAG ttcatgagcCAGTTCGCATCGCCTATGACAGACCTCGGGGTCGTCCCGTGTCCAAAAAGAAG
- the SUGP2 gene encoding SURP and G-patch domain-containing protein 2 isoform X2 — translation MAARRIAQETFDAVLQEKANRYHMDPSGEAVGEALQFKAQDLLRTVPRARADMYDDIPSDSRYTLAGSVAHPRDTGRESLRGDVFPGPSFRSSNPSVSEDSFFRKECGRDLEFSHSDSRDQVFGHRKLGHFRSQDWKFALRGSWEQDFGHPVSQESPWSQEYSFGPSALLGEFGSSRLIEKECLEKESRDYDVDRPGETDSVLRGSGQVQGRGRGLNIVDQEGALLGKGETQGLLPSKGGVGKLVTLRSVSTKKVPTVNRITPKTQGTNQIQKTTSSPDVTLGTNPGTEDIQFPTQIPLGLSLKDIRLPRRKMSFDLIDKSDVFSRFGIEIIKWAGFHTIKDDVKFSQLFQTLFELETETCAKMLASFKCSLKPEHRDFCFFTIKFLKHSALKTPRVDNEFLNMLLDKGAVKTKNCFFEIIKPFDKYIMRLQDRLLKSVTPLLMACNAYELSVKMKTLSNPLDLAVALETTNSLCRKSLALLGQTFSLASSFRQEKILEAVGLQDLAPSPAAFPNFEDSTLFGREYIDHLKAWLVSSGCPLQVKKAEPEPTQDEEKTVPPTKPEVQATSPSGLSDAVPQRADHKVVDTIDQLVTRIVGGSLSPKERTLLKEDPAYWFLSDDSSLEYKYYKLKLAEMQRMSHTLPGADQKPTAAECAVRAMLYARAIRSLKKKLLPSRRRGLLRTQGLRGWKVRRATTGTQTLLSSGARLKHHARQAPGSLQGKLSQPDGNAAAKDCPPDPAGPSPGDPSPEASGPSPKLTGVKVSEAPQTSSPCPSADVDIKTMETAEKLARFVAQVGPEIEQFSIENSTDNPDLWFLHDQNSSAFKFYRKKVFELCPSICFTSSPLNLHAGESADSQESPHDPMEGEGEFEDDPPQHEAELESPEVMPEEEDEEEEEEEDEEEEEEEGGEEASAPRGTSRPAGVAAKSECFEGSPPTDGLPSEAAEDGPAGAPALSQASSGACFPRKRVSSKSLKVGMIPAPKRLCLIQEPKVHEPVRIAYDRPRGRPVSKKKKPKDFDFAQQKLTDKNLGFQMLQKMGWKEGHGLGSCGKGIREPVSVGTASEGEGLGADGQERKEDTFDVFRQRMMQMYRHKRANK, via the exons ATGGCAGCTAGGCGAATTGCACAGGAGACTTTTGATGCTGTTTTGCAAGAAAAAGCTAACCGATATCACATGGACCCCAGTGGTGAGGCCGTAGGTGAAGCTCTTCAGTTTAAAGCTCAAG ATCTTCTAAGGACAGTCCCACGAGCCAGAGCAGATATGTATGATGACATTCCTAGTGACAGCAGATACACTCTGGCTGGATCTGTAGCCCACCCTCGAGACACTGGGAGAGAAAGCCTGAGAGGTGATGTATTTCCAGGACCTTCTTTCAGATCAAGCAACCCTTCTGTAAGTGAAGACAGCTTCTTTCGCAAAGAATGTGGCCGGGATCTGGAATTTTCCCACTCTGATTCCCGAGACCAAGTTTTTGGCCACCGGAAATTGGGACATTTCCGTTCTCAGGACTGGAAATTTGCACTCCGTGGCTCTTGGGAACAAGACTTTGGCCACCCTGTTTCTCAAGAATCCCCCTGGTCGCAGGAGTATAGTTTTGGTCCTTCTGCACTACTGGGGGAATTCGGTTCCTCCCGGCTGATTGAGAAAGAGTGTTTGGAGAAAGAGAGTCGGGATTACGACGTGGACCGTCCAGGGGagacagactctgtgctgagggGCAGTGGCCAAGTCCAGGGCAGAGGCCGGGGTCTAAACATCGTTGACCAGGAGGGGGCCCTTTTAGGAAAGGGGGAGACTCAGGGCCTCCTCCCATCTAAAGGGGGAGTTGGAAAGCTTGTCACACTAAGAAGTGTGAGTACGAAAAAAGTACCCACTGTAAATCGTATTACTCCCAAAACTCAGGGCACCAACCAAATCCAGAAAACCACCTCAAGTCCTGATGTGACCCTGGGGACGAACCCAGGGACAGAAGATATCCAATTTCCTACTCAGATCCCTTTGGGGCTCAGTCTGAAGGATATTCGGCTCCCCAGAAGAAAGATGAGCTTTGACCTCATAGATAAGTCTGATGTTTTTTCGAGATTTGGGATAGAAATAATCAAGTGGGCAGGATTCCACACCATAAAAGATGATGTTAAATTTTCCCAGCTTTTCCAGACTCTCTTTGAACTCGAAACCGAAACCTGTGCTAAAATGCTCGCTTCATTCAAATGCTCCTTAAAACCAGAGCAcagagatttttgcttttttactaTCAAATTTTTAAAGCACTCTGCTTTGAAAACACCCAGAGTTGATAACgagtttttaaatatgcttttagaCAAAGGTGCTGTGAAGACCAAAAATTGCTTTTTTGAAATCATAAAGCCCTTTGACAAGTATATAATGAGGCTTCAAGACCGGCTTCTGAAGAGTGTCACACCCCTCCTCATGGCCTGCAATGCCTATGAGCTGAGTGTCAAAATGAAGACCCTCAGCAATCCCCTGGACTTGGCTGTTGCCCTGGAGACCACCAATTCTCTCTGCCGGAAATCTCTAGCCCTCTTGGGACAGACTTTCTCCTTGGCCTCTTCTTTCCGGCAAGAGAAAATCTTAGAAGCTGTCGGCCTCCAAGATCTAGCTCCCTCTCCTGCCGCGTTTCCAAATTTTGAGGACTCTACTCTGTTTGGAAGAGAGTACATCGATCACCTGAAGGCCTGGCTGGTCAGCAGTGGGTGTCCCCTCCAGGTCAAGAAAGCCGAACCCGAGCCAACCCAAGATGAGGAGAAAACGGTTCCTCCTACCAAACCCGAAGTCCAGGCCACGTCTCCAAGTGGACTGAGTGATG CGGTTCCTCAGCGAGCAGATCACAAGGTGGTGGACACTATCGACCAGCTGGTCACACGTATTGTCGGAGGCAGCCTGTCTCCCAAAGAGAGAACTCTTCTCAAGGAGGACCCTGCTTACTG GTTTTTGTCTGATGATAGTAGTCTGGAGTATAAATATTACAAACTGAAGCTGGCAGAAATGCAGAGGATGAGCCATACCTTACCAGGAGCAGATCAAAAGCCCACAGCAGCAGAGTGTGCGGTCCGGGCCATGCTGTATGCTCGGGCAATCCGGAGCCTCAAGAAGAAGCTCCTCCCCAGCCGGCGGCGGGGGCTGCTCCGCACTCAAGGGCTCCGGGGCTGGAAGGTGAGGAGAGCAACCACTGGGACCCAGACCCTCCTGTCCTCGGGTGCCAGACTGAAACACCATGCccggcaggctccaggttcattGCAGGGAAAGCTGTCCCAGCCAGATGGAAATGCTGCTGCCAAGGACTGCCCACCAGACCCAGCCGGACCCTCTCCTGGGGACCCCAGCCCAGAAGCCTCGGGCCCATCCCCCAAGCTAACAGGAGTGAAAGTCTCTGAAGCCCCTCAaacttcctctccctgcccatctgCTGACG TTGACATCAAGACAATGGAGACTGCAGAGAAACTGGCCAGATTTGTTGCTCAGGTGGGACCAGAGATCGAACAATTCAGCATAGAAAACAGCACCGACAACCCTGACTTATG GTTTCTCCATGACCAAAATAGTTCAGCCTTCAAATTCTATCGAAAGAAAGTATTTGAACTATGCCCATCGATTTGTTTTACGTCATCTCCACTGAACCTCCACGCCGGTGAGAGTGCTGATTCTCAGGAGAGCCCCCATGACCCcatggaaggggaaggagagttTGAAGATGATCCCCCTCAGCACGAGGCTGAGCTGGAGAGCCCGGAGGTGATGcctgaggaggaggatgaggaagaggaggaggaggaagacgaggaggaggaggaggaggaggggggcgaAGAGGCCTCCGCTCCTAGAGGGACCTCCAGGCCAGCAGGAGTGGCTGCCAAGTCTGAGTGCTTTGAGGGCAGCCCCCCCACAGATGGCCTCCCGAGCGAGGCGGCCGAAGATGGCCCAGCTGGTGCGCCTGCCCTGTCACAGGCCTCCTCGGGCGCCTGCTTCCCCCGAAAGAGGGTCAGCAGCAAGTCGTTGAAGGTTGGCATGATTCCAGCTCCCAAGAGGCTGTGTCTCATCCAGGAGCCCAAAG ttcatgagcCAGTTCGCATCGCCTATGACAGACCTCGGGGTCGTCCCGTGTCCAAAAAGAAG
- the SUGP2 gene encoding SURP and G-patch domain-containing protein 2 isoform X4: MYDDIPSDSRYTLAGSVAHPRDTGRESLRGDVFPGPSFRSSNPSVSEDSFFRKECGRDLEFSHSDSRDQVFGHRKLGHFRSQDWKFALRGSWEQDFGHPVSQESPWSQEYSFGPSALLGEFGSSRLIEKECLEKESRDYDVDRPGETDSVLRGSGQVQGRGRGLNIVDQEGALLGKGETQGLLPSKGGVGKLVTLRSVSTKKVPTVNRITPKTQGTNQIQKTTSSPDVTLGTNPGTEDIQFPTQIPLGLSLKDIRLPRRKMSFDLIDKSDVFSRFGIEIIKWAGFHTIKDDVKFSQLFQTLFELETETCAKMLASFKCSLKPEHRDFCFFTIKFLKHSALKTPRVDNEFLNMLLDKGAVKTKNCFFEIIKPFDKYIMRLQDRLLKSVTPLLMACNAYELSVKMKTLSNPLDLAVALETTNSLCRKSLALLGQTFSLASSFRQEKILEAVGLQDLAPSPAAFPNFEDSTLFGREYIDHLKAWLVSSGCPLQVKKAEPEPTQDEEKTVPPTKPEVQATSPSGLSDAVPQRADHKVVDTIDQLVTRIVGGSLSPKERTLLKEDPAYWFLSDDSSLEYKYYKLKLAEMQRMSHTLPGADQKPTAAECAVRAMLYARAIRSLKKKLLPSRRRGLLRTQGLRGWKVRRATTGTQTLLSSGARLKHHARQAPGSLQGKLSQPDGNAAAKDCPPDPAGPSPGDPSPEASGPSPKLTGVKVSEAPQTSSPCPSADVDIKTMETAEKLARFVAQVGPEIEQFSIENSTDNPDLWFLHDQNSSAFKFYRKKVFELCPSICFTSSPLNLHAGESADSQESPHDPMEGEGEFEDDPPQHEAELESPEVMPEEEDEEEEEEEDEEEEEEEGGEEASAPRGTSRPAGVAAKSECFEGSPPTDGLPSEAAEDGPAGAPALSQASSGACFPRKRVSSKSLKVGMIPAPKRLCLIQEPKVHEPVRIAYDRPRGRPVSKKKKPKDFDFAQQKLTDKNLGFQMLQKMGWKEGHGLGSCGKGIREPVSVGTASEGEGLGADGQERKEDTFDVFRQRMMQMYRHKRANK, encoded by the exons ATGTATGATGACATTCCTAGTGACAGCAGATACACTCTGGCTGGATCTGTAGCCCACCCTCGAGACACTGGGAGAGAAAGCCTGAGAGGTGATGTATTTCCAGGACCTTCTTTCAGATCAAGCAACCCTTCTGTAAGTGAAGACAGCTTCTTTCGCAAAGAATGTGGCCGGGATCTGGAATTTTCCCACTCTGATTCCCGAGACCAAGTTTTTGGCCACCGGAAATTGGGACATTTCCGTTCTCAGGACTGGAAATTTGCACTCCGTGGCTCTTGGGAACAAGACTTTGGCCACCCTGTTTCTCAAGAATCCCCCTGGTCGCAGGAGTATAGTTTTGGTCCTTCTGCACTACTGGGGGAATTCGGTTCCTCCCGGCTGATTGAGAAAGAGTGTTTGGAGAAAGAGAGTCGGGATTACGACGTGGACCGTCCAGGGGagacagactctgtgctgagggGCAGTGGCCAAGTCCAGGGCAGAGGCCGGGGTCTAAACATCGTTGACCAGGAGGGGGCCCTTTTAGGAAAGGGGGAGACTCAGGGCCTCCTCCCATCTAAAGGGGGAGTTGGAAAGCTTGTCACACTAAGAAGTGTGAGTACGAAAAAAGTACCCACTGTAAATCGTATTACTCCCAAAACTCAGGGCACCAACCAAATCCAGAAAACCACCTCAAGTCCTGATGTGACCCTGGGGACGAACCCAGGGACAGAAGATATCCAATTTCCTACTCAGATCCCTTTGGGGCTCAGTCTGAAGGATATTCGGCTCCCCAGAAGAAAGATGAGCTTTGACCTCATAGATAAGTCTGATGTTTTTTCGAGATTTGGGATAGAAATAATCAAGTGGGCAGGATTCCACACCATAAAAGATGATGTTAAATTTTCCCAGCTTTTCCAGACTCTCTTTGAACTCGAAACCGAAACCTGTGCTAAAATGCTCGCTTCATTCAAATGCTCCTTAAAACCAGAGCAcagagatttttgcttttttactaTCAAATTTTTAAAGCACTCTGCTTTGAAAACACCCAGAGTTGATAACgagtttttaaatatgcttttagaCAAAGGTGCTGTGAAGACCAAAAATTGCTTTTTTGAAATCATAAAGCCCTTTGACAAGTATATAATGAGGCTTCAAGACCGGCTTCTGAAGAGTGTCACACCCCTCCTCATGGCCTGCAATGCCTATGAGCTGAGTGTCAAAATGAAGACCCTCAGCAATCCCCTGGACTTGGCTGTTGCCCTGGAGACCACCAATTCTCTCTGCCGGAAATCTCTAGCCCTCTTGGGACAGACTTTCTCCTTGGCCTCTTCTTTCCGGCAAGAGAAAATCTTAGAAGCTGTCGGCCTCCAAGATCTAGCTCCCTCTCCTGCCGCGTTTCCAAATTTTGAGGACTCTACTCTGTTTGGAAGAGAGTACATCGATCACCTGAAGGCCTGGCTGGTCAGCAGTGGGTGTCCCCTCCAGGTCAAGAAAGCCGAACCCGAGCCAACCCAAGATGAGGAGAAAACGGTTCCTCCTACCAAACCCGAAGTCCAGGCCACGTCTCCAAGTGGACTGAGTGATG CGGTTCCTCAGCGAGCAGATCACAAGGTGGTGGACACTATCGACCAGCTGGTCACACGTATTGTCGGAGGCAGCCTGTCTCCCAAAGAGAGAACTCTTCTCAAGGAGGACCCTGCTTACTG GTTTTTGTCTGATGATAGTAGTCTGGAGTATAAATATTACAAACTGAAGCTGGCAGAAATGCAGAGGATGAGCCATACCTTACCAGGAGCAGATCAAAAGCCCACAGCAGCAGAGTGTGCGGTCCGGGCCATGCTGTATGCTCGGGCAATCCGGAGCCTCAAGAAGAAGCTCCTCCCCAGCCGGCGGCGGGGGCTGCTCCGCACTCAAGGGCTCCGGGGCTGGAAGGTGAGGAGAGCAACCACTGGGACCCAGACCCTCCTGTCCTCGGGTGCCAGACTGAAACACCATGCccggcaggctccaggttcattGCAGGGAAAGCTGTCCCAGCCAGATGGAAATGCTGCTGCCAAGGACTGCCCACCAGACCCAGCCGGACCCTCTCCTGGGGACCCCAGCCCAGAAGCCTCGGGCCCATCCCCCAAGCTAACAGGAGTGAAAGTCTCTGAAGCCCCTCAaacttcctctccctgcccatctgCTGACG TTGACATCAAGACAATGGAGACTGCAGAGAAACTGGCCAGATTTGTTGCTCAGGTGGGACCAGAGATCGAACAATTCAGCATAGAAAACAGCACCGACAACCCTGACTTATG GTTTCTCCATGACCAAAATAGTTCAGCCTTCAAATTCTATCGAAAGAAAGTATTTGAACTATGCCCATCGATTTGTTTTACGTCATCTCCACTGAACCTCCACGCCGGTGAGAGTGCTGATTCTCAGGAGAGCCCCCATGACCCcatggaaggggaaggagagttTGAAGATGATCCCCCTCAGCACGAGGCTGAGCTGGAGAGCCCGGAGGTGATGcctgaggaggaggatgaggaagaggaggaggaggaagacgaggaggaggaggaggaggaggggggcgaAGAGGCCTCCGCTCCTAGAGGGACCTCCAGGCCAGCAGGAGTGGCTGCCAAGTCTGAGTGCTTTGAGGGCAGCCCCCCCACAGATGGCCTCCCGAGCGAGGCGGCCGAAGATGGCCCAGCTGGTGCGCCTGCCCTGTCACAGGCCTCCTCGGGCGCCTGCTTCCCCCGAAAGAGGGTCAGCAGCAAGTCGTTGAAGGTTGGCATGATTCCAGCTCCCAAGAGGCTGTGTCTCATCCAGGAGCCCAAAG ttcatgagcCAGTTCGCATCGCCTATGACAGACCTCGGGGTCGTCCCGTGTCCAAAAAGAAG